The proteins below are encoded in one region of Penicillium psychrofluorescens genome assembly, chromosome: 4:
- a CDS encoding uncharacterized protein (ID:PFLUO_006352-T1.cds;~source:funannotate), with the protein MLPSQLNGSPKRANPFARSSPSPATQPKPTRPQSAIVTPSSGLESPKGHLRNASVSHTSPTWSKGLGNRERSNSAKLNAASGTFAPTFIKSEELRRGADQIRGLEGDNDFSGSKYVWLRDSEKAFVRGLVLEEMEDGRLLVQSDDGQQQREVEADQVDKVNPAKFDKADDMAELTHLNEASVVHNLHTRYQSDLIYTYSGLFLVTINPYCPLPIYTNEYVKMYKGRGREETRPHIFAMADEAFRNLVEEGENQSILVTGESGAGKTENTKKVIQYLAAVATSDTPYGRSGTKQFSSLSQQILRANPILEAFGNAQTVRNHNSSRFGKFIRIEFSRSGQISGAWIDWYLLEKSRVVKPNPNERNYHIFYQLLQGADRKTREGLLLSDLQIEDFAYTREGNDSIVGVSDRDEWNSLIEAFHVMNFSDNDQLCILRTIAAVLHLGNVSIVKESVRADQAALGSDGYSSVEKACQLLGISSEDFVKGLLHPKVKAGREWVEKVQTPEQCRLALDALSKGIYERGFGNLVSRINSQLGRAMAADENFFIGVLDIAGFEIFDNNSFEQLCINYTNEKLQQFFNHHMFVLEQEEYAREQIEWQFIDFGKDLQPTIDLIELTNPIGIFSCLDEDSVMPKATDKSFTEKLHSLWDRKSRKYRASRLNQGFVLTHYAAEVEYNTQDWLEKNKDPLNDNITRLLAASKERHVANLFSDCAEPDEDGGDYPRNRVKKGLFRTVAQRHKEQLSSLMSQLHSTHPHFVRCILPNHKKRPKMLHAPLVLDQLRCNGVLEGIRIARTGFPNRLPFTEFRQRYEVLCQNMPKGYLEGQSAAKIMLEKLGMDRAWYRVGRTKVFFRAGVLADLEEKRDQLIRSIMTRFQCLARGFVQRRISNKRLYRAEATRIIQQNFHSYLALKGSPWWQLFSRMKPLLGDTRTAKEVKRRDDKIQELEVKMKQDLADRQKLDEERRRTEMEIHKIQKTLESERALALDKEEIFKRLQVREGELTEKLAGAIADQENLEEQLDELVEAKKKTEEQLQLRITQLEQAGQIIQQLESGKTHLQSQLDELDQKLTDTEGQFTGKNGQIQELDREIKMLQSHLNLKDRKLQDLEAKLLKTDQDLDVKLANTTKDLDKSKKQTKELLDDNRSVRQQLSELSSTSTGYEDLLRRKESDLAVLRNDVKKHEDERKSLHSEKTSLSTRHDNMQKRLREVQAESDAMRSEKAQLQREAADVKRLLEEKRTEDAEAGESRKLLEQQVKDLKDQLFKAQADLSRERQSRDDVQMLAEHNLAQLTDKYNDLNDSKIEIEKEMYIQQDSLRRATEARVHAEQARKDVQGELIKLRDRFSDVESSRLNAEAEIERKTMKQADERIASLRRDLDSKSSQLDEIEEERSQLSVQVQELTQLISESDNFRLRNDQHKERLERELVTLKGRLTASENDNRSLLTKIQQKNLDLARSNSKASDNNKMRLTNLQKEKAKLDEENKKLRQQLGDSQLSITTLEKQKEKLSLTLEDLNHEVNREHKTSRNAEKAASTSNIQLAEANRNLENERQLRGQAQANTRQLQGNLDRANKEIEGLHRKLILLHKVFEPEATEESTKSWEAVKPHLSKQVDMAQVLETVQSKLQVAEEKYSRAESQLSEMRRRHSDEMKELDARYSSSKRALLEEIDQNEVANNRTPSHFRKNSENAMKKYSNPSTPNRRYNVYEGVNDSGRSDRTVDTVGYQKRMDTAAEIEELQNKLQMTEMQNRHLQSQLESSTPMRDIWQDESPSIRRVHLLERENGRLHDQLDDSAKKVSTLERSIRSGELSLRDVQAKSHEELYDLINSQENSRRSLLKVHNDSMSEFGEVKTHYEKLKRAKATQEVELRDARSEAQELQSVREQDSISRNQLLQEFSDLQIRLDAETSRSADLESSMTLYKSRADQYFSKLEQAEVAVLKASRAEQFAKSQSKEAEETYAQVMAERKDMDAQIEYLQQQTQSLEARMEDQAAELQGALQAKQRLQNELEDYRNQRAIDIEDKETSMEQTRKKYQREFSTINHELEVERERLLNVRGENSRLREELEDLRSKWDNEVLNSSTWAKEKSRMDIALQDVTTSHEEAVKAHSEAQGKIVSLLSQVRTLRTSVDDTTAERDLLLKDKKMLEGRLAEAGERLQDLAKGESPSMRNAASMDRELLELKSRLAQQEDVSAAAVGKMRRADALATEMQKEVTAERETNAQLFKEKAALEKNLKEAQLRCVDLETKSYSSGSQDVRFLHKRIKELETHLEEQENKHSSEQRSLRNVDRTVKDLQSQIDRREKINTQLNDDINKARDKIERLLGNIEELQHSDSETQLQARRAERELREEREKALRLERELEGWKALRVERGSTVSRAPLAALSDVGSRRGSGVYNELPQRKPSNTKGFL; encoded by the exons ATGCTTCCCTCTCAACTAAATGGCAGCCCCAAGCGTGCCAATCCATTTGCTCGGTCTTCCCCCTCGCCAGCGACTCAGCCAAAACCTACGCGACCCCAGTCTGCCATCGTCACGCCGTCGAGCGGACTCGAGTCGCCCAAAGGACATTTGCGCAATGCGTCGGTCTCACACACATCTCCGACGTGGTCGAAAGGTTTAGGAAACCGGGAACGGTCCAATTCAGCAAAGCTCAATGCCGCGTCGGGGACTTTCGCCCCAACCTTTATCAAATCCGAAGAGCTACGACGAGGAGCCGACCAAATTCGAGGACTCGAGGGCGACAATGACTTTTCCGGCAGCAAATACGTATGGCTTCGGGATTCCGAAAAGGCGTTCGTACGGGGGTTGGTCCTagaagagatggaagacgGACGACTGTTGGTGCAGAGCGATGACGGCCAG CAGCAACGAGAAGTGGAGGCGGACCAAGTCGACAAGGTCAACCCCGCCAAATTCGACAAGGCAGATGATATGGCCGAACTCACGCATCTGAACGAGGCCTCCGTGGTCCATAACCTGCATACCAGATACCAGTCGGATTTGATCTAC ACATATTCGGGGCTGTTCTTGGTGACGATAAATCCATACTGCCCCCTGCCGATCTACACCAATGAATACGTGAAGATGTACAAAGGCCGTGGCAGAGAGGAGACCAGACCACACATTTTTGCCATGGCAGATGAAGCGTTTCGGAATTTGgtcgaagaaggcgagaACCAAAGCATTCTCGTGAC TGGAGAATCCGGAGCCGGTAAAACAGAGAACACGAAGAAGGTCATTCAGTATCTGGCAGCGGTTGCGACTTCAGATACCCCATATGGCCGGTCAGGGACGAAGCAGTTCTCTTCCCTCTCACAACAGATCCTGCGCGCCAACCCCATCCTCGAGGCCTTCGGAAACGCTCAGACCGTCAGGAACCACAACTCGTCCCGCTTCGGTAAATTTATTCGAATTGAGTTCTCCCGATCAGGTCAGATTTCTGGTGCATGGATTGATTGGTATCTTCTCGAGAAATCTCGCGTGGTGAAGCCGAACCCGAACGAGAGAAACTACCACATTTTCTATCAGCTTCTGCAAGGTGCGGACCGCAAAACGCGCGAAGGCCTTCTCCTGTCGGATCTTCAAATCGAGGACTTTGCCTACACGAGAGAAGGCAACGACTCGATTGTTGGCGTTTCTGACCGGGATGAATGGAACTCCTTGATCGAGGCCTTCCATGTTATGAACTTTTCCGACAATGACCAGCTATGCATTCTCCGCACAATCGCTGCTGTTCTCCATTTGGGGAACGTATCTATTGTGAAGGAGAGCGTACGCGCAGACCAAGCTGCACTTGGATCTGATGGATACTCCAGCGTGGAAAAGGCCTGCCAGCTGCTGGGCATATCTTCGGAAGATTTTGTGAAGGGGTTACTTCATCCTAAAGTCAAGGCGGGTCGAGAATGGGTCGAGAAGGTTCAAACACCTGAGCAATGCCGCCTGGCCCTTGATGCGTTGTCCAAGGGAATCTACGAGCGTGGCTTTGGGAACTTGGTCTCTCGAATCAACAGTCAACTTGGCCGTGCCATGGCAGCCGACGAGAACTTTTTCATTGGCGTTCTGGATATTGCCGGCTTTGAGATATTCGACAACAATAGTTTTGAACAGCTGTGCATCAACTACACGAACGAGAAGCTACAGCAATTCTTCAACCACCACATGTTTGTTTTGGAGCAGGAAGAGTATGCTCGTGAGCAAATCGAGTGGCAGTTTATCGACTTTGGAAAAGACCTCCAACCTACAATCGACTTGATCGAATTGACCAATCCGATTGGTATATTTTCCTGCCTCGACGAGGACAGCGTGATGCCCAAGGCCACAGACAAGTCATTCACCGAAAAGCTTCACTCTCTGTGGGACCGGAAGTCTCGCAAATATCGCGCCTCTCGTCTCAACCAGGGATTCGTCTTGACTCATTATGCCGCAGAAGTGGAATACAACACACAGGATTGGCtggaaaagaacaaagatCCCTTGAACGACAACATTACCCGTCTTCTGGCAGCTTCGAAGGAGCGACATGTCGCCAATCTCTTCTCTGATTGTGCCGAGCCCGATGAAGACGGTGGCGACTATCCTCGTAACCGGGTCAAGAAGGGACTTTTCCGCACGGTGGCTCAACGACACAAAGAGCAACTGTCCAGTCTCATGTCACAGCTGCATTCAACACATCCCCATTTCGTGCGTTGTATACTGCCAAACCACAAGAAGCGCCCGAAAATGCTACATGCTCCGTTGGTGCTAGATCAACTCCGGTGCAATGGCGTCCTTGAGGGGATTCGGATTGCTCGCACAGGTTTTCCCAACCGTCTTCCGTTCACCGAATTCCGACAGCGGTACGAAGTTCTTTGTCAAAACATGCCAAAGGGCTATTTGGAGGGTCAAAGCGCAGCTAAGATTATGCTCGAAAAGCTTGGAATGGACCGAGCCTGGTACCGGGTTGGCCGAACTAAGGTGTTCTTCAGAGCTGGAGTTCTAGCGGACCTGGAGGAGAAACGCGATCAGCTCATTCGGAGTATCATGACCCGGTTCCAGTGCCTCGCCAGAGGCTTCGTGCAGCGCCGGATTTCGAACAAGCGGCTGTATCGTGCCGAGGCAACGAGGATTATCCAGCAAAATTTCCATTCCTACCTTGCGCTCAAGGGAAGCCCTTGGTGGCAGCTTTTCTCGCGCATGAAGCCACTCCTGGGAGATACGCGGACAGCAAAGGAAGTCAAGAGACGGGACGACAAAATCCAAGAGCTGGAGGTTAAGATGAAACAAGATCTCGCAGATCGCCAGAAGCTTGACGAGGAGCGACGCCGGACCGAGATGGAAATCCACAAGATCCAGAAAACACTAGAAAGCGAGCGGGCTCTCGCTTTGGATAAGGAGGAAATCTTCAAGCGATTGCAGGTTCGGGAAGGCGAACTCACAGAGAAGCTGGCAGGTGCCATTGCAGACCAGGAAAATCTGGAAGAGCAACTAGACGAACTGGTcgaggcaaagaagaaaaccgAAGAGCAACTTCAGCTCCGGATCACACAGCTTGAGCAAGCCGGGCAGATCATTCAGCAATTGGAGTCCGGCAAAACCCATTTGCAATCTCaactggacgagctggaccAAAAGCTTACAGACACCGAAGGCCAATTCACTGGCAAGAATGGTCAGATCCAGGAACTTGACCGGGAAATCAAAATGCTTCAGAGCCATTTGAATTTGAAGGATCGCAAGCTTCAGGACTTGGAGGCCAAACTGCTGAAAACGGATCAAGATCTCGATGTCAAACTTGCCAATACAACCAAGGATCTTGATaaatccaagaagcagaccAAAGAGCTTCTGGATGACAATCGGTCTGTCCGTCAGCAACTTTCCGAACTTTCCTCCACTTCCACCGGCTATGAGGATCTTCTGCGGCGCAAAGAGAGTGACTTGGCCGTTCTTCGTAACGATGTGAAGAAGCATGAGGATGAGCGCAAGAGCCTCCACTCTGAGAAGACATCTCTCTCGACACGTCATGATAATATGCAGAAACGCCTTCGCGAAGTGCAAGCCGAGTCTGATGCCATGCGATCGGAAAAGGCACAGCTTCAGCGCGAGGCAGCAGATGTCAAACGACTATTGGAAGAAAAGCGcaccgaagatgccgaggCCGGCGAGAGCAGGAAACTGCTGGAACAGCAAGTGAAAGATCTCAAGGACCAGCTCTTCAAAGCACAAGCAGACCTCAGCCGTGAACGCCAGTCGAGGGATGATGTACAGATGCTGGCCGAGCACAATCTGGCTCAACTGACCGACAAGTACAACGATCTTAACGATTCCAAGATTGAAatcgagaaggagatgtACATTCAACAAGATtccctccgccgcgcgaCAGAGGCTCGCGTTCATGCCGAGCAAGCCCGCAAAGATGTGCAAGGAGAGTTGATCAAACTTCGTGACCGATTCAGCGATGTTGAGAGCTCCCGATTGAATGCagaggccgagatcgagcgtAAGACCATGAAGCAGGCTGACGAGCGCATTGCTAGCCTGCGACGAGACCTTGACAGCAAGTCAAGTCAACTTGACGAGATTGAAGAGGAGCGGTCTCAGCTGTCAGTCCAAGTTCAGGAATTGACGCAGCTCATTTCGGAATCAGACAACTTCCGCCTCCGCAATGATCAACACAAGGAACGTCTTGAAAGAGAGCTCGTGACTCTGAAGGGCAGACTGACAGCGTCTGAAAATGATAACCGATCTCTTCTCACCAAGATTCAGCAAAAGAATCTCGACCTTGCCCGGTCCAACTCCAAGGCCAGCGACAACAACAAAATGCGACTGACAAACCTtcaaaaagagaaagccaagctggacgaagagaacaagaagctCAGGCAGCAGCTCGGGGACTCGCAGCTCTCTATTACGACTCTTGAGAAACAAAAGGAGAAATTATCCTTGACATTGGAAGATCTCAACCACGAGGTCAATCGCGAGCACAAGACGAGCCGCAACGCTGAAAAGGCCGCTTCCACTTCCAACATTCAGCTCGCAGAGGCAAACCGCAACCTTGAAAATGAACGGCAGCTGCGGGGCCAGGCTCAGGCCAACACACGACAACTTCAGGGCAATCTCGATAGGGCAAAcaaggagattgagggcCTGCACCGCAAGCTCATCCTTCTGCATAAGGTTTTCGAACCTGAAGCCACCGAAGAATCCACCAAGTCGTGGGAAGCCGTTAAGCCACACCTTTCCAAACAAGTCGACATGGCACAGGTTCTCGAAACCGTGCAGAGCAAACTTCAAgtggcggaagagaagtACTCGAGAGCCGAGAGCCAACTCTCAGAAATGCGCCGGCGTCACTCCGACGAAATGAAGGAGCTTGATGCACGCTATTCATCGTCTAAGCGTGCTCTCCTTGAAGAGATTGACCAGAATGAAGTGGCCAACAACCGCACCCCAAGCCACTTCCGCAAGAATTCTGAAAATGCCATGAAGAAGTACTCGAACCCCAGCACGCCCAACCGACGGTACAATGTCTACGAAGGAGTTAATGACTCTGGCCGCTCGGACCGAACGGTTGATACCGTGGGATACCAGAAGCGGATGGATACGGCggccgagatcgaagagCTCCAGAATAAGCTCCAGATGACCGAGATGCAGAACAGACACCTCCAAAGCCAGCTGGAAAGCTCGACACCGATGCGGGATATCTGGCAGGATGAAAGCCCCTCCATTCGCCGTGTACATCTCCTGGAGCGAGAGAATGGCCGTCTCCACGACCAACTTGACGACTCTGCCAAGAAGGTGTCGACCCTGGAGCGCAGCATTCGGTCTGGAGAACTCTCACTCCGTGATGTTCAGGCGAAGTCCCACGAGGAACTGTATGACTTGATCAACTCTCAGGAGAACTCTCGGCGGTCTCTGCTCAAGGTCCACAACGATAGCATGTCCGAGTTTGGCGAGGTGAAGACACACTACGAGAAGCTCAAGCGCGCCAAGGCGACACAGGAGGTTGAATTGCGTGACGCCCGGTCCGAGGCCCAAGAACTTCAATCGGTGCGAGAACAGGACTCTATCAGCCGcaaccagcttcttcaggaATTTTCGGACCTGCAGATTCGTCTGGACGCCGAGACATCCAGGTCGGCCGATCTGGAGTCCAGCATGACATTGTACAAGAGTCGTGCCGACCAGTACTTCAGCAAACTAGAGCAGGCCGAAGTCGCAGTGCTCAAGGCCTCTCGCGCCGAGCAATTCGCCAAGTCACAAAgcaaagaagccgaagagacTTATGCACAGGTCATGGCAGAGCGCAAGGACATGGATGCCCAGATTGAGTACTTACAACAACAAACACAGTCCCTAGAGGCTCGGATGGAAGACCAAGCTGCCGAGCTTCAGGGTGCTCTGCAGGCCAAGCAACGCCTCCAAAATGAGCTAGAAGATTACCGGAACCAGCGAGCCATTGATATCGAGGATAAGGAGACATCGATGGAACAGACCAGAAAGAAATACCAGCGGGAGTTCTCGACAATCAACCACGAACTCGAAGTGGAGCGCGAGCGTCTGCTCAACGTCCGCGGCGAAAACAGTCGTCTGCGcgaggaactcgaggacCTTCGAAGCAAGTGGGACAACGAAGTGCTCAACAGCTCGACCTGGGCCAAGGAGAAGTCCCGTATGGACATTGCCTTGCAGGACGTCACCACTTCACACGAAGAGGCCGTCAAGGCCCACAGcgaggcccagggcaagattGTGTCGTTGTTGTCACAAGTGCGAACACTTCGCACCTCTGTTGATGATACTACCGCGGAGCGCGACTTGCTTCtcaaagacaagaagatgCTGGAAGGCCGACTGGCCGAGGCTGGTGAACGTCTTCAGGATCTCGCCAAGGGCGAAAGCCCGTCCATGCGCAATGCTGCCAGCATGGACCGTGAGTTACTTGAGCTCAAGTCTCGCCTAGCGCAGCAGGAGGATGTCTCTGCAGCTGCTGTTGGCAAGATGCGTCGTGCCGATGCTCTCGCTACGGAGATGCAGAAAGAAGTCACTGCCGAACGAGAGACCAACGCACAActcttcaaggagaaggctgctcTGGAGAAGAACCTGAAGGAGGCGCAGCTCCGTTGCGTTGACCTCGAAACCAAGAGTTACTCATCTGGTAGCCAGGATGTCCGCTTCTTACACAAACGGATCAAGGAG CTGGAGACCCAcctcgaggagcaggagaacAAGCACAGCTCAGAGCAGCGTTCTCTTCGCAATGTCGATCGCACAGTCAAGGACCTACAGTCGCAGATTGACAGACGCGAGAAGATCAACACCCAGCTCAACGACGATATCAACAAGGCTCGAGACAAGATTGAACGACTCCTTGGGAAcatcgaagagctgcagCACAGCGATTCAGAGACACAATTGCAGGCCCGCCGTGCTGAGCGAGAGCTGCGGGAAGAGCGTGAAAAAGCGCTCCGCTTGGAACGCGAATTGGAGGGATGGAAAGCACTGCGTGTTGAGAGGGGCAGCACCGTTAGCCGAGCACCTCTGGCTGCTCTCAGTGATGTGGGCAGTCGTCGTGGAAGCGGCGTCTATAATGAGCTGCCCCAGCGGAAACCGAGTAATACTAAGGGGTTCCTCTAA